CGTGTATTGATACAGCATCTTATCCGTATTGTAATCATGAGATTGCGGATAACGCTGACGTAATACATTCCCCAGCCGCTGCTCTGTAATGAGTTGGCGTACCTGAGACTGTAAGTTTTCGGGATAACCTTGCAGATAGGTCAGTTCCTGCATATGCTGTTGTTCTGCCTAATTTGATGAAGCTATTGACGGTAGTAATTGAGTGATAATAACGGTTTCCTGCTGTTTAGACAAAATCCTATTGTTCAGTTGAGTCAAATCTAATGACTCGAATAAAAAGTACCAATACCAGCATCACGTTACACTTTGCTGGTACTGGTTTTTAGTTAGTAAATTAGTATCTAACTAATTTAAAATTGGTAATTGATACCCAAAGCCGCTTGAGTATCTGAGTAATTGTGCTTACCTAACTGCTGACCAAGATGGCTCCATAGCTTAAGGTTGTTATTGAACTTGCCCTCAACACCCAGTTTCAATTCAGCAATGTTGTTAATTCCTTGCGGTGCAATATGGGCATTATCTAGTAATAACCCTTTATCCCCGTTGCTATTTATCCAATTAGCTTCAATGAACGGTTTGATTTTTAAGGTGTTAGTAGTAGATAAAGTATCAATGCCGAGTTCTAGCGCTGTAAGTAATCCTAATTTGGTCGTAACCGTATTGTGCTCTTCTATCTTTATCTGTGGCCCGGTGAGTTCTTTATGTTGCAGCCCACTGCTACGTTGCAACAATACTTTCGCCTGCGGTTGTACAAATAACTTAGCCTTATCTTTTTCGATCAATTGAATTTTGTAACCTGTTTCTAATGCCGAGGTGAATATATAAGACTTATAATTAGCACCGGTGACGACTTCTGATGCCTTAATCTGATTATTAAACATTCCGTATTGTGCAAGTAAACCAATATAAGGCCCAAGTTGACTGATGTTGTTGGCATGCCAGATGCTATATAACCCTAAGTTATAGCCAACTACAGAACCATTAGCGTGATGCTGAGATGTGGTGGAATTGCTACGACTGTTGGCTTTACCGATACCGGCAGTTATTCCCAGAATTCCCAGGTCATGTTCGCCGATATGCCATTGACTTATTTCTCCCCCTAACTGGGTCGCATAACGAGTGCCTTTGGTATGTAGTTGGTCCTGAGCGGAATTAAAACGGGTTATCGCCCCATTGGTGTTTAACCACATGCTGGTAACTTTTTGCTCGCCCGTCATTGGGTCAGTGTAGGGAACTTCTCCTTGGTGATGCTGTACGTCGCCAATGATAAACATCTGTTGTGCGGCCATTCGATTGGCAAGATAACTACCGGCTTGCAGATTGTGGCCAATGACAAGTGTTGATTTAGCTATATTGTCTACGATATCCGCTCGTGGGATATTGATGCCTGCTTTCGGTTTTTTTTTCTCTTGTAGCTGCTGTTGTTTTTGAGCAATAGGCTCTGGGGAGAGCACTTTAGCAGCAACGGGTTTTATCGCCTGGAAGAGATCGCTGGCTTCAGTAAATACAGCACCTACTTCATCGAATAAACTATCTTTACTATCAGCCCAAGCAGGTGTGCTACCCAATACTAATAACAAAGCACTAATAGCTTTAGCATAAGGCGTTATACGATAAGGTGATAAATGGTCATCAGTAGGTTGCAGAGTTTCTTTGCCACTATCAGGCTGAAAAATATTTGATATATACATTTTTTATTTACCTTCCTGGTAATTAATATTAAAATTTTATCTATGGCGAACTATATTGTTCTCCAGTGGCAACTATCTGTTTTCTCTCAATGTGTTGTATTTGAATCTGGTTAAAATAAATATAACTTTTGATGTTATTTAATTAAGTGGTAATATATTCATTATTTAATTTGTTATGTAAATGAGTAAAGATCTATAATTAATAGATCGTTTAAATTCGTCTGGTAGGGTATTTTATATTGAGCCAAAAGAATTTAAGTCATTTGATAATGAGTTAACATGAAAGTAAGCTTTAGTAATGATTGGTATCGGGGTAAAATACGCCATTCATTAAGCTATGTTGAGCTATTGGTCAGATTGCTTATCAGGTCATGTCGCTGGAATTTCTCACTTTTAGCTAGCTTTGGCCTTGCTAAAACGTCATTTAAGCAAAAAAACATTTTACTGATCGCCCGTTTTAGGGGATAAACAGCCCAAATTTATTATTCAGGAGCGGTGATGAGCCAACTCTTACTGGGAACGCAAAGCCTTGAGCTTGAGCGTTTTCCACCACAAGAAAATTCCAATACCCTACAGGCGTGGGAAGCGGCAGATGAATATCTGCTACAAAACATTGACTTAAGTCAGATTGATGGCCGCCCGGTGCTGGTGTTTAATGATCAGTTTGGAACGCTGGCCTGTGCTTTACATGCTCATCGTCCATTTAGTGTCAGTGACTCTTATATGAGCCAGTTGGCAACGACGCATAACGTGCAGTTAAACCAGTTAGATGAAAATGCCGTTACCCTGTTGAGCAGTATGGATGCGTTACCCGCAGCCCCTAAGCTGGTGGTGATTAAGATCCCTAAAGCTTTGGCGCTGCTGGAACAGCAATTACGCGCATTGCGCCTGGTCGTTGCCCCAGACACGGTGATTATTGCTGGGGCAAAATCCCGCGATGTGCATAATTCAACTTTGCAATTGTTCGAAAAAATTCTTGGCCCAACCAAAACTACGCTGGCGTGGAAGAAATCCCGCCTGATTCACTGCGAAGTGGCGGATATTCCACTGGCAGATGCGCTGGAAACCACTGATTGGCCGTTGGCGAATACCGAATATGTTATCCATAACCATGCTAACGTTTTCTCTCGTAATAATTTGGATATCGGTGCGCGCTTCTTTATGGAGATTCTGCCCTATGATGTGACGGGCAAAATCGCGGATTTGGGTTGTGGTAATGGTGTTGTTGGCTTAATCGCGCTGGAACAAAACCCATTGGCAGAAATGTTGTTTGTCGATGAGTCCTATATGGCCGTTGCATCCAGTGAACTGAATATCACCTATAACCGCCCACAAGACTTACCACGCTGTGAATTCATGGTAAGCCATGGGTTGGCCGGTGTTGAGCGTGAGAGCCTGCAATTGGTGCTATGTAACCCTCCGTTCCACCAACAGCATGCAGTCAGTGACCATGTGGCCTGGCAGATGTTCTGTGATGCTAAACGCTGTTTGAAGGTGGGCGGTGAACTGATGATTGTGGGTAATCGCCATCTGGATTATTTCCACAAACTTAAACGTTTGTTCGGTAACTGCGAAACATTGGATTCAAACCAGAAGTTTATGGTGCTGAAAGCAGTGAAAACGGCATCATCCCGTTCCGAGGGGGGTGGTAGCGGTAGTCTTGATATGTCGTATAGCGATTTCTAAATACCCTTCGTACTTGAAGCCGCAGGGGTGTTAGCTACGTTCACTCACCCGAATCACTTACTTATGTAAGCTCATCGGGATTTGTTCACTTGCTGCCTACCTGCGACTCCAATTACTTTGGGTATTCCCTGCTTGTAGCCGCAGGGGTGTTAGCTACGTTCACTCACCCGAATCACTTACTTATGTAAGCTCATCGGGATTAATGAGCCTCATCCTTGAGGCTCACCCTGCGGGCTAGCATAACTGCTGTTCAAATCGGTTCCCGACCAATTTGTTGTTCACTTGCTGCCTACCTGCGACTCCAATTACTTTGGGTATTCCCTACTTGAAGCCGCAGGGTGTGGTTCATGCCACCCCCTGTTTTGCTTATTCCTGCTTATATAGCCAGCGCCAAACGCGTCCCTTGATCAATTGCCCGGCGTGCATCCAGCTCTGCGGCGATATCCGCGCCACCAATCAAATGCACGGTTTTTCCCATATCTAGCAAGGGCTGATGTAATTCCCTACGCGGTTCCTGGCCCGCACAGATAATGATGGTATCGACGGGTAAACAGCTCGCCTGTTCTGCACGGGTGATATGCAAACCTTCATCATCAATGCTGTCGTAACTCACACTGTTAAGCATTTTCACCCCACGCATTGCCAAACTGGTGCGGTGGATCCAACCGGTAGTTTTACCCAAACCTTCACCGACCTTGCTGGTTTTCCGCTGCAACAGGAAAATCTGCCGTGGTGATGGGTGCACTTTGGCCCCCGTTGGGGATAATCCACCACGATGTACTAAATGTTGATCGATACCCCATTCACGACTGAATGCAGCGCTGTCCAGACTGCTGGAATCACCGGATTGGCTGAGATACTCGGCGGTATCAAAACCAATTCCTCCCGCACCAATAATGGCTACGCGCTCACCGACCGGTTTTTTATCGCGCAATACATCCAGATAAGTAAGGACTTTCGGATGCTCGATCCCCTTGATAGCCGGCAGACGTGGCTGGATACCACAGGCGAGGATAATTTCATCATAATCAGCCAACTGCTGTGGTTGTACCGAGGTATTTAGCTGTTGAATAACACCATGGAGCACTAACTGGCGGCGAAAATAGCGCAGCGTTTCATAAAATTCTTCTTTGCCTGGGATCTGCTTGGCAATATTGAATTGGCCGCCGACATCAGTTGCTGCATCAAATAGCGTCACTTGATGACCACGGCTGGCGGCGGTAACGGCGAAAGCCAATCCGGCTGGGCCGGAACCGACTACTGCTAACCGTTTCGGTGTTTCTGTGGGAACTATGGGCATTTCGCTTTCACGGCACGCGCGAGGGTTGACCAGGCATGAGGTGAGTTTGCCTTCGAAAATTTGGTCCAGACAGGCCTGATTGCAGCCGATACAGGTGTTAATTTCGTCGGCCCGATGCTGTGCGGCTTTTTGGACAAAATCAGCATCAGCCAGGAACGGGCGCGCCATTGACACCATATCGGCGCAACCATCAACCAGTACCTGCTCAGCGACGGCAGGGTCATTAATGCGGTTAGTGGTGATCAGCGGAATAGCCACTGCCCCCATCAATTTGCGCGTTACCCAACTGAATCCAGCCCGTGGCACCATGGTAGCGATAGTGGGAATGCGTGCTTCATGCCAACCAATGCCAGTATTAATCAGGGTGGCTCCGGCCTGTTCAACCGCTTGCGCCAATTGTTCAATCTCTTGCCAGCTGGAACCTTCTTCTACCAGGTCAAGCATCGAAAGGCGGTAAATCAGTATAAAATCAGTTCCGGTTGCTTCACGGACTGCTCGCACAATTTCTACGGCAAAACGCATCCTGCGGGTAAAGTCCCCGCCCCAATCATCATCGCGCTGATTAGTTCTGGCGGTGAGGAACTGGTTAATCAAATAGCCCTCAGAACCCATCACCTCGACACCATCGTAACCCGCTTGTTTGGCAAGCTGTGCGCAGTTGGCAAAGTCGGCAATAGTTTGCCGCACTTCATCACTACTCAATGCTTGTGGGGTAAAGGGGTTAATCGGCGCTTGCAATGCGGAGGGGGCCACGGGGTGTTTTTGATAGCTATAACGGCCGGCATGCAGGATTTGCAACGCGATTTTACCGCCTGCCTGATGCACTGCATCGGTCACGATTTGGTGATGGGGAACTTGCGCCGCATCATTTAATACTGAGGCACCCTGATACACCACGCCTTGCTTATTGGGGGCGATACCGCCAGTAACGATCAGGCCGACGCCACCGGCGGCCCGCTCGGCATAGAATGCGGCCAAACGTTGTGGTCCATCGGGTAATTCCTCTAGCCCGGTATGCATCGAACCCATTAATACGCGATTCTTCAGGGTGGTAAAGCCAAGATCAAGGGGTGCGAGCAGGTGAGGGTAAGCTAACATTGCAGTCTCCATCGGGTGCATTCTGGTTATATTGCAGCAACGTAAATCGGCGCAATATCACCAAACCGTTATTGTTATGTCTCTGCCGCTCTGGCCGAATTCAGCAAGTGGTCGGATGAGATTTTTTATTCAAATTTAGACGGTGCTGTGCAGCTTGGGAAATCGCAGTGTGCTGATTGTGATAGCCGTCATGAATATGACATCAGGGAAGGGGCAGTAACGTGAAGTATTAAACGAAGGAATTATACCTATAAAGTATATTTCCTTCGTCTCTAGCGATGGCTATTTATAACTATAACTATGACTATTAATCAGTCACCAAACACTCGCAAACGATGACCATCAGGGTCTAAAGCCACAAAGGTATAGCCGAAATCCATCTGTAATGGTTGTTGCAAAATAGGTAAGCCGCGTTGTTGCCAGTCATTATATAACGATTGCACCGCCGCTTTATCGGCCAGGGCAAAAGCCACTTCACCGCCGCCGCCCGTGGCTGTCGCCGCCGGTTCAACCGTATGTTTTGACCATAAGCCCAGCATCACCCCTGAATCCAGTGCAAACATGGCAAAAGTTGGGTGAAGCTCTACCGGTGCCTTTGCCAGCAAGTCACCGTAAAACGTCGCGCTGTTGGCCGGGCTATCAACATAAAGAATAATGAAATTCGGATCTGCCATGGTTTTTCCCCTTATCCCTTTAGTACTTGAAATTACAGCGCTCAAATCGGTGCTCGACCGGCCTTGCCTGAAATTCCAAATACTTTAGGTATGTCATCAAATGGATAGTTATTTGTTAACCGAATATCGCTTAACTGGGGGCTATCCTAGCGGGGTCTACTGACAGTTTCTGTCAGTAGTGATTATTGATTTGCAGTGACAATAAAAAGCTACAGTTTTGGTGGTGTAGATAGCAGCGACTGATCATCGATGCCTTCCGCTTCCCGCCACTGTTTTAGCAACAGATGTCGGCGCTGAGGATAACGTTGATCCGTAAGCGAAATAGCACTTATTCGATCCGCGCGAAAGTTACGAATGGTTTGGCGCAGCTCACACCAGGCAACCACTACACGCACCTGTTCAAAAAAACCGATAGCAAAAGGCCAGATACGGCGACATGAATCAGCCCCTTTTAAGTCTTGGTAGGTAATATCCACTTTGCGTTCGGCACGGATTGCGCGGCGCAACACTGGCAGCGCCAGTTCACAGTCAGGCATATGGCCAACAGGGCCGATTAGCAGTGTTGAGGCATCTAACTCGTCGCGTAAATCCGCAGGTAAAACCGCCGCGATTTTCGCCAGCGCATTACGGGCAGCGGCACTCAGGTGGGTATCTCCACGATGGCTGACCCAGCGCGATCCTAATACCAGTGCTTCTATCTCCTCTTCGGAGAACATCAAAGGCGGCAGCATAAACCCCGGGCGTAGCACATAGCCCAGACCGGGTTCGCCCGCAATATCAGCGCCTTGCTGTTGCAGGGTGGCAATATCGCGATAAAGTGTTCGCACACTGATAGCCAGTTCCTCCGCCAGCGCAGCCCCTGTTACCGGATAGCGATGGCGGCGTAATATCTGAATCAAATCAAGCAGACGCTGGCTGCGGGACATAATAGCTCTCGTCGGAGTATAAAAGCTGACTATAGCACCTTCAGTCAGGCCATTTTACTGGGCGGCAGCAAAACTAGGGAGCCACTGAGGATTTCCTCTGTAGCAAGCCGATAAGCCGTTTACCGTAGAGGCCGATAACCAACCCACTGATAATCAGTATCATCGCGACAATTTTCGCGGTGGGAATGCTTTCACTAAAAATCATCACGGAACCTAGCAGGCCAAAAATCGGGACTAGCAGCGATAATGGTGCGACAACGGAAACCGGGTATTTGGTCAGTAATGAATTCCAAATCCAATAGGCAAACAGCGTATTGGGATAGACCTGAAATAGAATAGAGAACAGCGTGGTTACATCGAACTGGGCGGCTAATTCAGTAAAGCCGCGGGAGCCATTAAATAGATAGCTCAGTAGAAATAGCGGGATAGGGGAAAATAAGCTCGACCAAACTAGAAAGGCAAAAACCTGTTTGGTATTGGATTTTTTAATTATAATGCTCACCAGCCCCCATACCACTGCACCGCACAATACCAATATCAGGCCAGTAGGCGTGACAGAACCATCACTGATGAAAATAATACTGGTTAGCCCTGAGAGCGCGATGGCGATACCAATACATTGATATCTTGAGAGCTTTTCGCCAAACAGCAATGTGCCAAGGATCATGGTAAAGAACGCGCCGAATTGCAGCACTAACGAAGCAATTCCTGCTGAGACACCGGCTTTAATACCCAGATTGACGATACCCCATAAACCGATACCAAATAGTAGGCCATAACCT
The sequence above is drawn from the Yersinia intermedia genome and encodes:
- a CDS encoding autotransporter outer membrane beta-barrel domain-containing protein translates to MYISNIFQPDSGKETLQPTDDHLSPYRITPYAKAISALLLVLGSTPAWADSKDSLFDEVGAVFTEASDLFQAIKPVAAKVLSPEPIAQKQQQLQEKKKPKAGINIPRADIVDNIAKSTLVIGHNLQAGSYLANRMAAQQMFIIGDVQHHQGEVPYTDPMTGEQKVTSMWLNTNGAITRFNSAQDQLHTKGTRYATQLGGEISQWHIGEHDLGILGITAGIGKANSRSNSTTSQHHANGSVVGYNLGLYSIWHANNISQLGPYIGLLAQYGMFNNQIKASEVVTGANYKSYIFTSALETGYKIQLIEKDKAKLFVQPQAKVLLQRSSGLQHKELTGPQIKIEEHNTVTTKLGLLTALELGIDTLSTTNTLKIKPFIEANWINSNGDKGLLLDNAHIAPQGINNIAELKLGVEGKFNNNLKLWSHLGQQLGKHNYSDTQAALGINYQF
- a CDS encoding FAD-dependent oxidoreductase, which encodes MLAYPHLLAPLDLGFTTLKNRVLMGSMHTGLEELPDGPQRLAAFYAERAAGGVGLIVTGGIAPNKQGVVYQGASVLNDAAQVPHHQIVTDAVHQAGGKIALQILHAGRYSYQKHPVAPSALQAPINPFTPQALSSDEVRQTIADFANCAQLAKQAGYDGVEVMGSEGYLINQFLTARTNQRDDDWGGDFTRRMRFAVEIVRAVREATGTDFILIYRLSMLDLVEEGSSWQEIEQLAQAVEQAGATLINTGIGWHEARIPTIATMVPRAGFSWVTRKLMGAVAIPLITTNRINDPAVAEQVLVDGCADMVSMARPFLADADFVQKAAQHRADEINTCIGCNQACLDQIFEGKLTSCLVNPRACRESEMPIVPTETPKRLAVVGSGPAGLAFAVTAASRGHQVTLFDAATDVGGQFNIAKQIPGKEEFYETLRYFRRQLVLHGVIQQLNTSVQPQQLADYDEIILACGIQPRLPAIKGIEHPKVLTYLDVLRDKKPVGERVAIIGAGGIGFDTAEYLSQSGDSSSLDSAAFSREWGIDQHLVHRGGLSPTGAKVHPSPRQIFLLQRKTSKVGEGLGKTTGWIHRTSLAMRGVKMLNSVSYDSIDDEGLHITRAEQASCLPVDTIIICAGQEPRRELHQPLLDMGKTVHLIGGADIAAELDARRAIDQGTRLALAI
- a CDS encoding EamA family transporter, translated to MKLTDFLIALCITAIWGVNFSVIKLGLITADPLILAGIRFALCALPAVLFIKKPDTSWRYIIGYGLLFGIGLWGIVNLGIKAGVSAGIASLVLQFGAFFTMILGTLLFGEKLSRYQCIGIAIALSGLTSIIFISDGSVTPTGLILVLCGAVVWGLVSIIIKKSNTKQVFAFLVWSSLFSPIPLFLLSYLFNGSRGFTELAAQFDVTTLFSILFQVYPNTLFAYWIWNSLLTKYPVSVVAPLSLLVPIFGLLGSVMIFSESIPTAKIVAMILIISGLVIGLYGKRLIGLLQRKSSVAP
- a CDS encoding VOC family protein, encoding MADPNFIILYVDSPANSATFYGDLLAKAPVELHPTFAMFALDSGVMLGLWSKHTVEPAATATGGGGEVAFALADKAAVQSLYNDWQQRGLPILQQPLQMDFGYTFVALDPDGHRLRVFGD
- a CDS encoding helix-turn-helix transcriptional regulator — protein: MSRSQRLLDLIQILRRHRYPVTGAALAEELAISVRTLYRDIATLQQQGADIAGEPGLGYVLRPGFMLPPLMFSEEEIEALVLGSRWVSHRGDTHLSAAARNALAKIAAVLPADLRDELDASTLLIGPVGHMPDCELALPVLRRAIRAERKVDITYQDLKGADSCRRIWPFAIGFFEQVRVVVAWCELRQTIRNFRADRISAISLTDQRYPQRRHLLLKQWREAEGIDDQSLLSTPPKL
- the rlmG gene encoding 23S rRNA (guanine(1835)-N(2))-methyltransferase RlmG, translated to MSQLLLGTQSLELERFPPQENSNTLQAWEAADEYLLQNIDLSQIDGRPVLVFNDQFGTLACALHAHRPFSVSDSYMSQLATTHNVQLNQLDENAVTLLSSMDALPAAPKLVVIKIPKALALLEQQLRALRLVVAPDTVIIAGAKSRDVHNSTLQLFEKILGPTKTTLAWKKSRLIHCEVADIPLADALETTDWPLANTEYVIHNHANVFSRNNLDIGARFFMEILPYDVTGKIADLGCGNGVVGLIALEQNPLAEMLFVDESYMAVASSELNITYNRPQDLPRCEFMVSHGLAGVERESLQLVLCNPPFHQQHAVSDHVAWQMFCDAKRCLKVGGELMIVGNRHLDYFHKLKRLFGNCETLDSNQKFMVLKAVKTASSRSEGGGSGSLDMSYSDF